One Candidatus Ornithobacterium hominis genomic region harbors:
- a CDS encoding TerC/Alx family metal homeostasis membrane protein, with amino-acid sequence MDIHFIVWALLFIFIGSLLAFDLLVLHKNDQISNRKTTIETIFWVFIALSFSGVIYLIYKNNWVHNPTDLTPHQAVLKYVTGYLIELSLSVDNLFVIAMIFASHKIPLKYQHKALFWGIIGAIVFRGLMIAVGVVLFNKISWIVYVFGAFLIFTAFKMLYDELNGNEEEKPSAFAQWLESNFNISKTLDGNKFFTIENGKKVATPLFGALIMIEFTDLLFAVDSIPAILAISQDSLIVFCATIFATLGLRSMYFFLANMLEKFHYLKYSVFAILLYIGIKLILMHHYEIPEFLSLGFIVFCILVGIFVSLKKNQNA; translated from the coding sequence ATGGATATTCATTTTATTGTTTGGGCTTTATTATTTATTTTCATTGGAAGTCTTTTAGCTTTTGATCTTTTAGTTTTACATAAAAACGATCAAATTTCAAACCGAAAAACCACCATAGAAACCATTTTTTGGGTCTTCATTGCGTTGAGTTTTAGTGGAGTTATTTACCTGATTTACAAAAATAATTGGGTTCATAACCCAACTGATTTAACCCCTCACCAAGCGGTTTTAAAATACGTCACGGGGTATCTCATTGAGCTATCGCTGAGCGTTGACAATCTATTTGTGATTGCCATGATTTTTGCTAGCCATAAAATCCCACTGAAATACCAGCACAAAGCTTTATTTTGGGGGATCATTGGAGCTATTGTCTTCCGAGGTTTGATGATAGCCGTTGGCGTCGTATTATTCAACAAAATTTCTTGGATTGTTTATGTTTTTGGGGCATTTCTCATCTTTACAGCCTTTAAAATGTTGTATGATGAACTAAACGGAAACGAGGAAGAGAAGCCTTCAGCGTTCGCTCAATGGCTGGAAAGTAACTTTAACATCAGTAAAACTTTAGACGGAAATAAATTCTTTACCATCGAAAATGGGAAAAAAGTTGCCACTCCTCTTTTTGGGGCTTTAATTATGATTGAGTTTACCGATTTACTCTTTGCCGTAGACAGCATTCCTGCTATTCTTGCCATTTCACAAGACTCACTGATTGTCTTTTGCGCTACTATTTTTGCAACATTGGGGCTGAGGTCTATGTACTTTTTTCTCGCCAATATGCTCGAAAAATTCCATTACTTGAAGTATAGTGTATTTGCCATATTACTATACATCGGTATAAAATTAATTTTGATGCATCATTATGAAATCCCAGAGTTTTTGTCCCTAGGATTTATTGTTTTCTGTATTTTAGTTGGTATTTTTGTTTCTTTGAAAAAAAATCAAAACGCATGA
- a CDS encoding dihydrofolate reductase, whose product MIIQIAAISENNVLGKDGDLIWHIPEDLKRFKKITLGNPMIMGRKTFESFPSPLPRRLHIVLSSQNQRNTENVIWVQNLEEALEVAKSKSKDIFIIGGGKVFEQTLNITDRLEITRVHETFEGDAFFPEIKEKDWELVDSKAGSDKKYKITYNTYLNKQNSKS is encoded by the coding sequence ATGATCATCCAAATTGCAGCCATTTCAGAAAATAATGTTTTGGGAAAAGACGGAGATTTAATTTGGCATATCCCTGAGGATTTAAAACGCTTTAAAAAAATTACACTAGGAAATCCTATGATTATGGGTCGCAAAACTTTTGAATCTTTCCCCTCACCACTGCCAAGGCGTTTACATATTGTGCTAAGCTCTCAAAATCAAAGAAATACAGAAAATGTAATTTGGGTGCAAAATTTAGAGGAAGCCTTAGAGGTTGCTAAGTCTAAAAGTAAAGATATTTTCATCATCGGTGGTGGTAAGGTTTTTGAGCAAACATTAAATATTACTGACCGTTTAGAAATTACAAGAGTGCATGAAACCTTTGAGGGCGATGCTTTTTTTCCTGAAATTAAAGAAAAAGATTGGGAGCTAGTCGATTCTAAAGCAGGAAGTGATAAAAAATATAAAATAACTTATAACACTTATTTAAACAAACAAAACTCAAAGAGTTAG
- a CDS encoding DUF4290 domain-containing protein, translating to MQYNTLKKDLIIPEYGRHIHRMVGYCKTIEDREERNLFAEAIIEVMGNLNTYLRDVSDFQHKLWDQLFIMAEFDLDVDSPFPIPDKETFQSPPQPLKYPKYSNKYRYYGKNIKKMIDVAIEWEEGDKKLGLVKNIANQMKKSYLLWNKDQVDDQVIYNQLKDLSNGKLDLEKMEKASDYDVNLSSKNDLTNGRSKKNYSTFRRPKRGKRRN from the coding sequence ATGCAATATAATACGCTAAAGAAAGATTTAATCATACCCGAATACGGCAGGCACATTCACCGCATGGTCGGCTATTGTAAAACGATAGAAGACAGAGAAGAGCGTAATTTATTTGCAGAAGCCATCATTGAAGTCATGGGAAATCTCAATACTTATTTGAGAGACGTCTCTGATTTTCAGCACAAGCTTTGGGACCAATTATTCATCATGGCTGAGTTTGATTTAGACGTAGATTCGCCTTTCCCTATCCCAGATAAAGAAACATTTCAATCGCCTCCGCAGCCTCTGAAATACCCTAAGTACTCTAACAAATATCGTTACTATGGTAAAAATATAAAGAAAATGATTGATGTTGCTATAGAATGGGAAGAAGGTGATAAGAAATTAGGTTTAGTCAAAAATATTGCTAACCAAATGAAAAAGAGTTACCTACTTTGGAACAAAGATCAGGTAGACGATCAAGTTATTTACAATCAATTAAAAGATTTATCTAACGGGAAATTGGATTTAGAAAAAATGGAGAAAGCCTCTGATTATGATGTGAATCTTTCTTCTAAAAATGATTTGACCAACGGGCGAAGCAAAAAAAATTATTCCACTTTCAGAAGACCAAAAAGAGGAAAAAGAAGAAATTAA
- the murA gene encoding UDP-N-acetylglucosamine 1-carboxyvinyltransferase, with translation MAYFEIKGGKSLKGEITPQGAKNEALQILCAVLLTDQPVRITNIPDIQDVNRLIEILSYLDVKITKNSKGDYTFQAKDLHLDYLESEGFKKDGAALRGSVMLMGALLARYGFAHMPKPGGDKIGRRRLDTHFKGFMELGAEYSYEKENHFYTLRVPDGARLKGTEMLLEEASVTGTANIILAAVLAEGTTKIYNAACEPYIQQLCEMLNRMGAKISGVKSNYLSIEGVEKLNGTEHRILPDMVEIGSWIGLAAMTKSEVTIKNVSWENLGIIPSVFRKLGIKLEKINDDIFIPRQENYEIETFMDGSILNVSDAPWPGFTPDLLSIILVIATQAKGSILIHQKMFESRLFFVDKLIDMGAQIILCDPHRATVIGLNHETELQGTTLTSPDIRSGIALLIAALSAKGKSYIHNIDQIDRGYENIEERLQKIGAEIKRFE, from the coding sequence ATGGCTTATTTTGAAATTAAAGGAGGTAAAAGCTTGAAAGGAGAAATCACCCCTCAAGGAGCTAAAAATGAAGCTTTACAAATCTTATGTGCCGTGCTGTTGACGGATCAACCTGTACGTATTACCAATATTCCAGACATACAAGATGTCAATCGTCTGATAGAGATTTTAAGCTATTTAGACGTTAAAATAACCAAAAATAGCAAAGGAGATTACACATTCCAAGCCAAAGATTTGCATCTAGATTATTTGGAATCTGAAGGTTTCAAAAAAGATGGAGCTGCTTTGCGTGGGTCTGTAATGTTGATGGGGGCTTTGCTCGCTCGCTATGGTTTTGCACACATGCCCAAGCCTGGCGGAGACAAAATCGGAAGAAGAAGATTAGACACACATTTTAAAGGCTTTATGGAGCTCGGTGCTGAATATAGTTATGAAAAAGAAAATCACTTCTACACGCTGCGTGTACCTGATGGCGCACGACTGAAAGGAACTGAAATGCTTTTGGAAGAAGCCTCCGTTACTGGAACGGCTAACATTATTTTAGCAGCCGTTTTGGCCGAAGGAACTACAAAAATTTACAATGCAGCTTGTGAGCCATACATTCAGCAACTTTGTGAAATGCTAAATCGTATGGGAGCTAAAATCAGTGGCGTGAAAAGCAATTACCTTAGCATTGAAGGTGTAGAGAAATTGAATGGGACAGAACATCGTATTTTGCCCGACATGGTAGAAATCGGTAGCTGGATTGGGCTTGCTGCTATGACAAAATCTGAAGTGACCATCAAAAATGTGAGCTGGGAGAATTTAGGAATCATTCCTTCTGTTTTCAGGAAATTAGGCATCAAACTCGAGAAAATAAATGATGATATTTTTATCCCTCGCCAAGAAAATTATGAAATAGAAACCTTCATGGATGGGTCTATTCTCAACGTCTCAGATGCACCCTGGCCAGGCTTCACTCCTGATTTATTGAGTATCATATTAGTCATTGCCACCCAAGCCAAAGGGAGCATTTTGATTCACCAGAAGATGTTTGAAAGTCGACTCTTTTTTGTTGACAAATTGATAGATATGGGAGCGCAAATCATCTTATGCGACCCGCATCGAGCTACTGTAATTGGCTTAAATCATGAAACTGAATTGCAAGGAACGACGTTGACTTCGCCTGATATTCGTTCTGGGATAGCACTTCTGATTGCAGCTCTTTCTGCCAAAGGAAAAAGTTACATTCATAATATCGACCAAATTGACCGTGGCTATGAAAATATTGAAGAACGTCTCCAAAAAATCGGTGCCGAAATTAAAAGATTTGAATAA
- a CDS encoding DUF368 domain-containing protein, which yields MKKHLWIYLKGIAMGAADVVPGVSGGTIAFITGIYDNLLSSISNINLELIKTLQKEGFAKAWEKINGNFLIVLLAGIATSILSLAKLITYLMHHYPIQLWSFFFGLIVASIFYVAKEITRWRWVEFIMLFLGAAFIFWISILPPLASNDNYIYLFFAGAIAACAMILPGISGSFILLILGAYSIIIAGIADRNLLLLTIVALGAITGLLAFSKLLNYLLAQFHDPFIAILVGFLIGSLWKIWPWKVDEQIFVKEEGIQAGENFLAPYRSLTAYFSHSNNPDTNAMSYIERNISPFFYEQINPQVSNQLFFSIIFAIIGFSILFTIEFIAKKQNG from the coding sequence ATGAAAAAGCATCTTTGGATTTATTTGAAAGGGATAGCCATGGGTGCGGCTGATGTCGTCCCTGGCGTATCGGGCGGAACTATTGCATTCATCACTGGAATTTATGACAATCTGCTAAGCAGCATCAGCAACATCAATCTTGAGCTCATCAAGACTTTGCAAAAAGAAGGTTTTGCTAAGGCTTGGGAAAAAATCAACGGAAATTTTTTGATTGTTTTACTAGCAGGAATTGCTACCAGCATTCTCTCTTTAGCCAAATTGATAACTTATTTGATGCATCACTACCCGATTCAACTTTGGAGTTTCTTTTTTGGATTGATTGTGGCTAGCATTTTTTATGTTGCCAAAGAAATCACACGCTGGCGTTGGGTAGAATTTATTATGCTTTTTTTAGGTGCTGCTTTTATTTTTTGGATTAGCATTTTACCCCCTTTAGCATCGAACGACAATTATATCTATTTATTTTTTGCAGGAGCTATAGCAGCTTGCGCCATGATTTTACCTGGAATCTCAGGCAGTTTTATCTTATTAATTTTAGGAGCTTACTCCATCATCATTGCAGGGATTGCAGATAGAAATTTACTTTTGCTCACCATCGTTGCATTAGGAGCGATTACGGGGCTTTTAGCATTTTCTAAACTTTTAAATTATTTATTAGCCCAATTTCACGATCCGTTTATCGCTATTTTGGTTGGCTTTTTAATTGGTTCACTTTGGAAAATTTGGCCTTGGAAAGTTGATGAACAAATTTTTGTAAAAGAAGAAGGTATCCAGGCAGGAGAAAATTTTTTAGCTCCATACCGTAGTTTGACGGCTTACTTCTCTCATTCAAATAATCCTGATACGAATGCCATGTCTTACATCGAGAGAAATATTTCTCCATTTTTCTACGAGCAGATCAATCCACAAGTATCCAATCAACTATTTTTCAGCATCATTTTTGCTATCATTGGATTCTCTATTTTATTCACAATAGAATTTATCGCAAAAAAACAAAATGGGTAA
- a CDS encoding DUF368 domain-containing protein, protein MGNRTFLSYFILWFKGLLMGTANKIPGVSGGMVALVTGFYEELIYSFQKFNSKAWKLLWNRRWSQFLQYINFKFLFAVNFGSVSAFFTISLLLDYIMRPVSQNGLGYQISVWSFFFGMIIGSAYYVWDKITRFSRNVFLGIIIGVSIGLYISFLDPMLPNENLWFILLCGIISVSGMTLPGFSGSFILIILGNYNLLLVESVNNLFYTILAIFNNDWQNLGTVTPEEYTTRVHLLKIMAVFAIGSLVGLVSFSKIMGYLLKNYHNIVLGWLMGFIIASLGAAWPWKSQDLNEQQQLLGYTRYMPEVGLEFYYQIGVIILGILSIVIFNFYEKKASKF, encoded by the coding sequence ATGGGTAATCGTACATTTCTGAGTTATTTCATTCTATGGTTTAAGGGCTTGCTGATGGGTACTGCCAATAAAATCCCAGGCGTTTCTGGCGGAATGGTAGCACTCGTTACTGGTTTTTATGAGGAATTAATTTACAGTTTCCAAAAATTTAATTCAAAAGCATGGAAGCTCCTTTGGAACAGGCGCTGGAGTCAATTTCTGCAGTACATCAATTTCAAATTTCTTTTTGCCGTCAATTTTGGCTCTGTCTCTGCATTTTTCACCATTTCACTACTTTTAGACTACATCATGCGACCTGTGAGTCAAAATGGACTGGGATACCAAATCAGTGTTTGGAGTTTTTTCTTTGGAATGATTATCGGCTCTGCTTACTACGTTTGGGATAAAATTACGCGCTTTAGCCGCAATGTCTTTTTGGGAATCATCATCGGAGTCTCCATCGGTTTATACATCAGTTTTTTAGACCCCATGTTGCCTAACGAAAATCTATGGTTTATCCTCTTGTGCGGCATCATCAGCGTCAGTGGAATGACTTTACCTGGTTTTTCTGGCTCTTTTATTTTAATCATTTTAGGAAACTACAATTTATTACTAGTTGAATCTGTTAACAATTTATTTTACACCATTTTAGCCATTTTCAACAATGACTGGCAAAATTTAGGAACAGTAACACCAGAGGAATATACCACACGAGTTCATCTCCTAAAAATCATGGCTGTTTTTGCGATAGGTTCACTGGTAGGGCTCGTTTCTTTTTCTAAAATCATGGGTTATTTGCTCAAAAATTATCACAACATTGTCTTAGGTTGGCTTATGGGATTTATCATAGCCAGTTTAGGAGCTGCGTGGCCTTGGAAATCACAAGATTTGAATGAGCAGCAGCAGCTTTTAGGCTACACACGCTATATGCCAGAGGTTGGTTTAGAATTTTATTACCAAATTGGGGTAATTATTTTAGGAATCCTATCCATTGTTATTTTCAATTTTTATGAGAAAAAAGCATCCAAATTTTGA
- a CDS encoding shikimate dehydrogenase family protein — MRKKHPNFETYGLIGKNISYSFSPKFFEKKFKALKKNAEYLIFDLEEIQQVKKIFKKENLKGCNVTIPYKHTVIPFLDQLDPIAKKINAVNTIAFDGEKKIGYNTDVIGFRDSLKKILKKHHTKALILGNGGAAAAVEEACYQLNIKSQIVSRNSQKNIISYQDLSSEIIEEFKIIINTTPLGSAHYPEEKPEIPYHFLNKNHLCYDLIYNPAESLFLKASKKHGAQIKNGLEMLELQAEASYAIWQNYSQ; from the coding sequence ATGAGAAAAAAGCATCCAAATTTTGAAACTTATGGCTTGATAGGTAAAAATATTTCTTACTCTTTCTCACCAAAGTTTTTTGAAAAAAAATTTAAAGCCTTAAAAAAAAATGCAGAATATCTCATTTTTGATTTAGAAGAAATTCAGCAAGTTAAAAAGATTTTCAAAAAAGAAAATCTCAAGGGTTGCAACGTAACGATTCCGTACAAACACACTGTGATCCCATTTTTAGATCAACTAGACCCCATAGCCAAAAAAATCAATGCTGTGAATACCATCGCTTTTGATGGCGAAAAGAAAATCGGGTACAATACTGATGTCATCGGATTCCGTGATTCTTTAAAGAAAATATTAAAAAAACACCACACCAAGGCTCTTATCTTAGGCAATGGCGGTGCAGCAGCTGCTGTAGAAGAGGCTTGTTATCAGCTGAATATCAAGTCTCAAATCGTTTCACGAAATTCTCAAAAAAACATCATTTCTTACCAAGATTTAAGTTCAGAAATCATAGAAGAATTCAAAATTATCATCAATACCACTCCGCTGGGTTCAGCACATTACCCCGAAGAAAAACCTGAGATTCCTTATCATTTCTTAAATAAAAATCATTTGTGCTATGATTTGATTTACAATCCTGCTGAGTCTTTATTTTTAAAGGCTTCAAAAAAACATGGAGCGCAAATCAAAAATGGGCTTGAAATGCTGGAACTTCAGGCGGAAGCTTCCTATGCCATTTGGCAAAATTACAGCCAATGA
- a CDS encoding OsmC family protein: protein MNQKSTAQVTYLGELRTEATHTHSMAKIITDAPTDNHGKGEAFSPTDLVSAALCSCMMTLMGIKAGGNGWDLGEIKAEVYKIMESSPRRIAKIKINFELNSNLDEEQKKIIEKTALNCPVAKSLSADLEQEIDFHWL from the coding sequence ATGAATCAAAAAAGTACTGCTCAAGTTACATATTTGGGCGAATTGAGAACTGAAGCGACGCACACCCACTCGATGGCAAAAATCATTACCGATGCACCGACAGATAATCATGGCAAAGGAGAAGCTTTTTCACCAACAGACTTGGTTTCTGCCGCCTTGTGTAGTTGTATGATGACGCTCATGGGCATCAAAGCAGGCGGCAACGGGTGGGATTTAGGAGAAATCAAAGCAGAGGTTTATAAAATCATGGAATCTTCGCCTCGAAGAATTGCTAAAATTAAAATTAATTTTGAATTAAATTCTAATTTGGATGAAGAGCAAAAAAAAATCATCGAAAAAACAGCACTGAATTGCCCTGTAGCTAAAAGTCTATCGGCAGATTTAGAGCAAGAAATAGATTTTCATTGGCTGTAA
- a CDS encoding DUF349 domain-containing protein has translation MSNDNQNLQNADGKENLNAQLSNHEGNSVKSTEENTPQKEELRLKNEADVSTATENDFDENADLDQHAEELNENSQEENEGFADDEDANKIPEQKDYDDMSLAQLVGEASMLIGKYAVVHTKKSFQQLKNTFTQKFEEMEQIAKEKFLEQGGNEIDFRFENKDKRDFDKLFFEHKSKLRNHYESIEQEQKKNLKERENIIAELKALYIEPADSNQDIFKKFRELKTRWHNAGQIPKSNANDIFKNYYHHLDNFYEFLDLNQELRKMDYDHNLSVRKSIIERTKNLLGEDNIQKALNELQYLHRMWKEEAVPVAEEHREPTWQEFKNLTNQIHDRKNELAEQIQKKQEENLELKLDVIESIKNLTTEEKINSHNLWQKKIKALKKLRDDFFAIGRVPKDKNQPTWDKFKEACREFNQQKNAYYKDMKKEQSENIEAKKKLIEIAQEHRYSTNWAESVNVVKRIQNDWKKIGHVPRKLSDQLWEEFSAANNEFFERYKNRNNEKLEEQRKNLDKKEQIIQEMKEATPPKDKDELLAWVNNFSVQFSSIGFVPNGKQDINKEFQKISGQLLKKAGLNENAIKNAQWNQKIENIKENLDDAHLKKLKFDLKKQIDELQKEVTQLQNNLSFFSNADESNPLFKSAKNSIDKKENELKDLKAQFHDLKLINLEAIAGAKAEEE, from the coding sequence ATGTCAAACGATAATCAAAACCTGCAAAATGCAGATGGAAAAGAAAATTTGAATGCGCAACTCAGTAATCATGAAGGAAATTCGGTGAAATCTACCGAGGAAAATACGCCCCAAAAAGAGGAACTTCGTCTTAAAAATGAAGCGGACGTTTCTACGGCTACTGAAAATGATTTTGATGAAAATGCAGACTTAGACCAACACGCTGAAGAATTAAATGAAAATAGCCAAGAGGAGAATGAAGGTTTTGCTGATGATGAGGACGCTAACAAAATTCCTGAACAGAAAGATTACGATGATATGAGCTTGGCTCAGCTTGTGGGTGAGGCTTCTATGCTGATAGGAAAATATGCTGTGGTTCATACTAAAAAAAGCTTCCAACAGCTGAAAAATACTTTTACTCAAAAGTTTGAGGAAATGGAGCAAATTGCAAAAGAAAAATTCTTGGAACAAGGTGGAAATGAGATAGATTTCCGTTTTGAAAATAAGGATAAACGGGATTTTGATAAATTATTTTTTGAACATAAAAGTAAATTGAGAAACCATTACGAATCGATAGAGCAAGAGCAAAAGAAAAATCTAAAGGAGCGAGAAAACATCATTGCTGAACTCAAAGCCCTTTATATAGAACCCGCAGATAGCAATCAAGATATTTTTAAAAAATTTAGGGAATTAAAAACCCGTTGGCACAATGCTGGCCAAATCCCAAAATCAAATGCTAATGATATCTTCAAAAACTATTACCATCATTTAGATAATTTCTATGAGTTTTTGGATTTAAATCAAGAATTGAGAAAAATGGACTATGACCATAACTTGAGCGTGAGAAAATCTATCATAGAAAGAACTAAAAATCTGCTGGGAGAAGATAACATTCAAAAGGCGTTGAATGAACTACAATACCTGCATAGAATGTGGAAAGAAGAGGCTGTGCCTGTAGCAGAGGAGCATCGTGAGCCGACTTGGCAAGAATTTAAAAATTTAACCAACCAAATTCATGATAGAAAAAATGAATTGGCTGAACAGATTCAGAAAAAACAAGAAGAAAATCTAGAATTGAAGCTTGATGTAATTGAAAGTATCAAAAATTTAACTACTGAAGAAAAAATCAATTCGCATAATCTTTGGCAGAAAAAAATTAAAGCCTTAAAAAAATTACGCGACGATTTCTTTGCAATTGGGCGGGTACCAAAGGATAAAAATCAGCCTACTTGGGATAAGTTTAAAGAAGCTTGTAGAGAATTTAATCAGCAGAAAAATGCCTACTACAAGGATATGAAAAAAGAGCAATCTGAAAACATTGAGGCTAAGAAAAAATTAATTGAAATCGCTCAGGAACACCGCTATAGCACCAACTGGGCTGAGTCTGTGAATGTGGTAAAAAGAATTCAAAACGATTGGAAAAAAATCGGGCATGTTCCGCGTAAATTATCTGACCAATTATGGGAAGAGTTTAGCGCCGCCAACAATGAATTTTTTGAGCGTTATAAAAATCGAAACAACGAGAAACTAGAGGAGCAAAGAAAAAATCTTGATAAAAAAGAGCAAATCATTCAAGAAATGAAAGAGGCTACTCCGCCAAAAGATAAAGATGAACTGCTTGCTTGGGTCAATAATTTCAGCGTTCAGTTTTCATCCATTGGTTTTGTGCCCAACGGTAAACAAGATATTAATAAAGAGTTTCAGAAAATTTCAGGACAGTTATTGAAAAAGGCTGGCTTGAATGAAAATGCAATAAAAAATGCACAATGGAATCAAAAAATAGAAAATATTAAAGAAAATCTGGATGATGCTCACCTGAAAAAATTAAAATTTGACCTGAAAAAACAAATCGATGAGTTGCAAAAAGAAGTAACTCAATTACAAAATAATTTATCCTTTTTCTCTAATGCTGATGAAAGCAATCCTCTATTTAAAAGTGCTAAAAATAGTATTGATAAAAAGGAAAATGAACTCAAAGATTTAAAAGCTCAGTTTCATGACCTTAAGTTAATCAACTTAGAAGCCATCGCAGGAGCCAAAGCTGAGGAGGAATAA
- the ribD gene encoding bifunctional diaminohydroxyphosphoribosylaminopyrimidine deaminase/5-amino-6-(5-phosphoribosylamino)uracil reductase RibD, translating to MSFHKSMMQRCLQLAKNGLGTTYPNPLVGCVIVHEGKIIGEGWHQKAGENHAEINAINTVEDKDLLPFSSLYVNLEPCSHFGKTPPCAHAIAQHKIPRVYIGTTDFASHVNGQGIEYLKNHHTKVKTGILSSECLHLNRRFFTNQLKSRPYIILKWAQTQNHFFAPIDDSQQWISSVYAKQLVHFWRSQEDGILVGRKTLEIDQPQLNVRLWAGLNPKKFFLSLKKNNESFDEFESFFKENIALDKDEFSKALKILYKNGTSSLIIEGGAKTLQSFIDFNLWDEARIITSPSIWQEGIKAPEITNFSKRQKINLIQKETLTTYFNHEFKLPEYQK from the coding sequence ATGAGCTTCCACAAAAGCATGATGCAACGCTGCCTACAATTAGCCAAAAACGGATTGGGAACAACTTACCCCAATCCGTTGGTAGGCTGCGTGATTGTGCATGAAGGCAAGATTATTGGCGAAGGTTGGCATCAAAAAGCTGGTGAAAATCATGCTGAAATCAATGCCATTAACACCGTAGAAGATAAAGATTTACTGCCATTCTCCAGTCTCTATGTCAATTTAGAACCTTGTTCTCATTTTGGTAAAACGCCGCCTTGTGCACATGCAATTGCTCAGCACAAAATCCCTCGAGTTTATATAGGAACAACTGATTTTGCCAGCCATGTCAATGGGCAAGGAATTGAATATTTAAAAAATCATCACACCAAAGTAAAAACAGGTATTTTATCTTCCGAATGCCTGCATCTCAATCGGAGATTTTTCACCAATCAATTGAAATCCAGACCATATATCATCTTAAAATGGGCACAGACGCAAAATCATTTTTTTGCACCGATTGATGATTCCCAACAATGGATTTCATCAGTTTATGCAAAGCAACTAGTCCATTTTTGGCGAAGCCAAGAAGATGGTATTTTAGTTGGCAGAAAAACTTTAGAAATCGACCAACCTCAATTAAATGTGAGATTATGGGCGGGGCTGAATCCTAAAAAATTTTTTCTAAGCCTTAAAAAAAACAATGAAAGTTTTGATGAATTTGAGTCTTTTTTCAAAGAAAATATAGCGCTGGATAAAGATGAATTTTCTAAAGCTTTAAAAATTTTATATAAAAACGGAACTAGCTCTCTTATTATAGAAGGAGGAGCCAAAACACTACAAAGCTTTATCGATTTTAATTTGTGGGATGAAGCAAGAATCATCACCTCCCCCTCCATTTGGCAAGAAGGCATTAAAGCTCCCGAAATTACAAATTTCAGCAAAAGACAAAAAATAAATTTAATTCAAAAAGAGACTTTAACTACCTATTTTAATCATGAATTTAAGCTGCCAGAGTATCAAAAATGA
- a CDS encoding IMPACT family protein, which produces MNLSCQSIKNDVKEILMKEKGSKFIGFAFSVENEDEINAKLLELKEIYPDATHHCYAYRLGFDGEIYRANDDGEPSGSAGIPIYNQIRSAELTYTLVVIIRYFGGTKLGVGGLIQAYKKAAELTLAEAEKISFIQKEKYFIKFEYAQQNEVQKILESINAEITQQNFIDFVEFHFEVPKSKELMQRNVFEEIQHLIDLKKV; this is translated from the coding sequence ATGAATTTAAGCTGCCAGAGTATCAAAAATGATGTGAAAGAAATTCTGATGAAGGAAAAGGGAAGTAAATTCATTGGATTTGCTTTTTCGGTTGAAAATGAAGATGAAATCAATGCTAAACTTCTAGAATTAAAAGAGATCTATCCCGATGCGACCCACCATTGCTATGCTTATCGCTTGGGTTTTGATGGTGAAATTTACCGTGCTAATGATGATGGCGAGCCCAGTGGCTCGGCGGGTATTCCTATTTACAATCAAATTCGTTCTGCCGAATTGACTTACACCCTTGTGGTTATAATTCGCTATTTTGGTGGCACAAAACTGGGCGTGGGAGGGCTAATTCAAGCTTATAAAAAAGCTGCTGAACTGACTTTAGCTGAAGCTGAAAAAATAAGCTTTATTCAAAAAGAAAAATATTTCATCAAATTTGAATATGCTCAACAAAACGAAGTTCAAAAAATTTTGGAAAGTATAAATGCTGAAATCACGCAGCAAAATTTCATTGATTTCGTTGAATTTCATTTTGAAGTCCCCAAAAGCAAAGAATTGATGCAACGAAATGTTTTTGAAGAAATTCAACATTTGATAGATTTGAAAAAAGTTTAA